One window of Botrimarina mediterranea genomic DNA carries:
- a CDS encoding DUF1559 domain-containing protein, translating into MKTPPRRRPSLAGFTFAAAGFTLVELLVVIAIIGVLVAMLLPAVQAAREAARRGTCQSHLRQFAIAMQTHHEQFGRFPTGGWSYLWTGDADRGSDRNQPGGWLYNVLPYVEESAVHDMGKGLTGDAKLQAAAQMAQTVVGIAYCPSRRAAALYPFTSSKPIVNAEPSPFVMKTDYAASAGDVVTNNDGPATLDGADTHDWGNAFDATGLFFARSEIRIPQITDGTSKTYAVGEKRVQFGSFEKTVESGGPFDWGDDGLAFVGHGADVARFANVDSPLGPDSATAFHRSFGSAHPTGCGFAMADGSVQWIAYDIDPELHRRNANRADESTTTSTP; encoded by the coding sequence TTGAAGACCCCGCCACGCCGCCGCCCCTCCCTCGCCGGCTTCACGTTCGCTGCCGCAGGCTTCACGCTCGTCGAACTGCTGGTGGTGATCGCCATCATCGGCGTGCTCGTGGCGATGCTCCTCCCCGCGGTTCAAGCAGCCCGCGAAGCGGCCCGCCGCGGGACCTGCCAGAGCCACTTGCGGCAGTTCGCGATCGCGATGCAGACGCACCACGAGCAATTCGGCCGCTTCCCCACCGGCGGCTGGAGCTACCTCTGGACCGGCGACGCCGACCGCGGCTCCGATCGCAACCAGCCCGGCGGCTGGCTCTACAACGTGCTGCCCTATGTCGAAGAGTCGGCGGTGCACGACATGGGCAAAGGTCTCACCGGCGACGCTAAGCTGCAAGCCGCCGCGCAGATGGCGCAGACCGTCGTCGGCATTGCTTACTGCCCAAGCCGGCGCGCGGCCGCGCTGTATCCGTTCACAAGCAGCAAGCCCATCGTCAATGCTGAACCCTCGCCCTTCGTGATGAAGACCGACTACGCCGCCAGCGCTGGCGACGTCGTCACCAACAACGACGGCCCCGCGACGCTCGACGGCGCCGACACGCACGACTGGGGCAACGCCTTCGACGCCACCGGCCTCTTCTTCGCCCGTAGCGAAATCCGCATCCCGCAAATCACTGACGGCACAAGCAAGACCTACGCCGTCGGCGAGAAGCGAGTGCAGTTCGGCTCGTTCGAAAAGACGGTCGAAAGCGGCGGCCCCTTCGACTGGGGCGACGACGGCCTCGCCTTCGTCGGCCATGGCGCCGACGTCGCCCGCTTCGCCAACGTCGATTCGCCGCTCGGCCCCGATAGCGCGACAGCCTTCCACCGCAGCTTCGGCAGCGCCCACCCCACCGGCTGCGGCTTCGCGATGGCGGACGGCTCGGTGCAGTGGATCGCCTATGACATCGACCCCGAACTTCACCGCCGCAACGCCAACCGCGCCGACGAATCAACAACGACTTCAACTCCTTAA
- a CDS encoding 3-keto-disaccharide hydrolase, with protein sequence MKPLSLAIVAVLATVALADELPPTLTKSLDGWKPSTLAHCWELEDGVLTVTSDESRKGSTLWTEKEYDDFIIELEFKSVSGTVDSGVFLRQENDQIQIGISGSLKRDMTASPYIGGKGYPVEATGVADVLKADGWNAMKVVAVGNDYDVWLNGKHVCHYESDTAVERGPVGLQLHPGNEMVVQFRNVRLAELQ encoded by the coding sequence ATGAAACCCCTGTCGCTCGCCATCGTCGCTGTTCTCGCCACCGTCGCCCTCGCTGACGAGTTGCCGCCGACGCTCACGAAGAGCCTCGACGGGTGGAAGCCCTCGACGCTCGCGCATTGCTGGGAGCTTGAGGACGGGGTTCTTACGGTCACGAGCGACGAGAGCAGGAAGGGTTCGACCTTGTGGACCGAGAAGGAGTATGACGACTTCATCATCGAGCTGGAGTTCAAGTCGGTTTCGGGGACGGTCGATTCGGGCGTGTTCTTGCGGCAAGAGAACGACCAGATCCAGATCGGCATCTCGGGGTCGCTGAAGCGCGACATGACCGCGTCGCCTTACATCGGCGGGAAGGGCTACCCGGTCGAGGCGACGGGCGTGGCCGACGTGCTGAAAGCGGACGGCTGGAACGCGATGAAGGTGGTCGCCGTGGGGAACGACTACGACGTCTGGCTCAACGGCAAGCACGTCTGCCACTACGAGTCGGACACCGCCGTTGAGCGCGGCCCGGTGGGCCTGCAGCTGCACCCGGGGAATGAGATGGTGGTCCAGTTCCGCAACGTCCGGCTGGCCGAACTCCAGTAG
- a CDS encoding DUF4832 domain-containing protein, with the protein MTWNLLSRLPLALLVAAAITSPAAAQGPSQTTQYQATDAAFLNPERGFMQFSNLLDPWNYGNARAQGVSIVYAGATASAFRNAPLSQSFLNQIQNGFDEAREHGIKVKFRLNYNNDGGADAPKSVILGHIEQLRPLWEANKDVIFHMDAGFIGAWGEWHGSTNGNDTVSNRTEILGAILDALPVDRTVGIRTPHYKRQIFGGSSGSESAVITAANAFDGSDLSRVGHLNDCFLSSPNDVGTYVTPGWSRAREIGYIGGESRYAAHGGETCGRHECNDAPNAIAEMTALHTDYLNINYHPDVIQHWRDAGAFDEIARRLGYRFELKEAALPTMAKPAGLLPLEFTIDNVGFGELFNPRPVEVVLRHNTTGEVTTAKLSVDPRWWAGGEMASVETQLVLPEDLAEGQYTVALWMPDADASIRDDVRYAIRFANTGVWEAATGYNVLTTTLAISEMAPGPLFEAAEFAEAIEPGSLSLLGDFNNDGVVNAADYTVWRDAGMGAAEYGQWAANYGAVLPAAALSVPEPGTLVIAIVSGCLLAKQQNRGLRPRG; encoded by the coding sequence ATGACCTGGAACCTCTTGTCGCGTCTGCCGCTGGCCCTTCTTGTTGCGGCGGCGATTACTTCGCCGGCGGCGGCCCAGGGGCCGAGCCAGACAACGCAGTACCAGGCGACCGACGCGGCCTTTCTGAACCCCGAGCGGGGGTTCATGCAGTTCAGCAATCTGCTCGACCCGTGGAACTACGGCAACGCCCGGGCGCAGGGCGTTTCGATCGTGTACGCCGGCGCGACGGCGAGCGCGTTCCGCAACGCGCCGCTGAGCCAGAGCTTTCTGAACCAGATTCAGAACGGCTTCGACGAGGCCCGGGAGCACGGCATCAAGGTCAAGTTCCGCCTCAACTACAACAACGACGGCGGCGCCGACGCCCCGAAGAGCGTCATTCTCGGCCACATCGAGCAGCTGCGCCCGCTTTGGGAAGCGAACAAGGACGTGATCTTCCACATGGACGCCGGCTTCATCGGCGCTTGGGGGGAGTGGCACGGCTCGACCAACGGGAACGACACGGTGTCGAATCGGACCGAGATCCTCGGCGCCATCCTCGACGCGTTGCCGGTGGACCGGACCGTCGGCATCCGCACGCCGCACTACAAGCGGCAGATCTTCGGCGGATCGTCGGGGAGCGAGTCGGCCGTCATCACCGCGGCCAACGCGTTTGATGGGAGCGACCTGTCGCGCGTCGGGCACCTCAACGACTGTTTCTTGTCGTCGCCGAACGACGTGGGGACCTACGTTACGCCGGGCTGGAGCCGGGCGCGGGAGATCGGCTACATCGGCGGCGAGAGTCGGTACGCGGCGCACGGCGGCGAGACATGCGGGCGGCACGAGTGCAACGATGCGCCGAACGCGATCGCCGAGATGACGGCGCTGCACACCGACTATCTGAATATCAACTATCACCCCGACGTGATCCAGCACTGGCGCGACGCGGGCGCGTTCGACGAGATCGCGCGGCGGTTGGGTTATCGCTTCGAGTTGAAGGAGGCGGCGTTGCCGACAATGGCGAAGCCCGCGGGGCTGCTACCGCTAGAGTTCACGATTGACAACGTCGGCTTCGGCGAGCTGTTCAACCCGCGGCCTGTCGAGGTAGTGCTGCGTCACAACACGACGGGTGAGGTGACGACCGCCAAGCTATCGGTCGATCCCCGCTGGTGGGCCGGCGGCGAGATGGCCAGCGTCGAGACGCAGCTGGTGCTGCCCGAGGACCTTGCCGAGGGGCAGTACACGGTCGCGCTGTGGATGCCCGACGCGGACGCCTCGATCCGCGACGACGTGCGTTACGCGATCCGCTTCGCCAACACGGGCGTGTGGGAGGCGGCGACGGGATACAACGTGCTGACGACGACACTGGCGATTTCGGAAATGGCGCCGGGGCCGCTCTTCGAGGCGGCGGAGTTTGCGGAGGCGATCGAGCCGGGGAGCCTGTCGCTGCTGGGCGATTTCAACAATGACGGCGTGGTCAACGCGGCTGACTACACCGTGTGGCGGGACGCGGGCATGGGCGCCGCGGAATACGGGCAGTGGGCGGCGAATTACGGGGCCGTGTTGCCGGCGGCGGCGTTGTCGGTCCCGGAGCCGGGGACGCTAGTGATCGCCATTGTCAGTGGTTGCTTGTTGGCAAAGCAGCAAAACCGGGGGCTAAGGCCCCGCGGCTGA
- a CDS encoding ankyrin repeat domain-containing protein gives MRSTEIARKSSSIEPVLETLADKMNSPSLVIRRSTFTTLFVTICIVALASGCMPVDRYRSSAKVLFPNKRVLALVQAAEAGDAPTIKRLVAEGVDVNSSGRAGVTPLFRAVVASNKVGFETLLELGADPNQRDNWGDAAIHTCAEMNDGWWVEKAIQYGADPNRTNKGHPYYPGETPIFYSCRIEAAKAAKALIDAGADVDHRDKIGATPLEIASEYAEYDIAYMLLKAGANFRNVRENGVDYVGWFYRNRPIDAAPDEQKPWLKKVMDFLSDHGMDLGDTSPVAERRKAKSP, from the coding sequence GTGAGATCGACAGAAATCGCTCGCAAGAGTTCCTCGATCGAACCGGTGTTAGAAACTCTTGCCGACAAGATGAACTCCCCATCGTTAGTTATCCGCCGGTCAACTTTCACGACGCTCTTTGTCACGATTTGCATCGTTGCCCTTGCTTCTGGATGCATGCCGGTGGATCGCTATCGCTCGTCTGCGAAAGTCCTATTCCCCAATAAGCGTGTGCTTGCCCTCGTACAAGCCGCGGAAGCGGGTGACGCCCCCACGATTAAGCGACTAGTCGCTGAGGGCGTGGACGTAAATTCTTCGGGCCGCGCCGGTGTAACTCCTCTGTTTCGAGCTGTTGTGGCGTCGAACAAGGTGGGTTTCGAGACTCTCCTTGAGTTGGGCGCCGACCCCAATCAACGGGACAACTGGGGCGACGCGGCGATCCATACGTGCGCTGAGATGAACGACGGCTGGTGGGTCGAGAAGGCGATTCAGTATGGCGCTGATCCCAACCGAACGAACAAAGGCCATCCGTACTACCCGGGCGAGACCCCTATCTTCTACTCATGCCGCATTGAGGCCGCAAAAGCTGCGAAAGCACTCATCGACGCCGGGGCCGATGTCGATCATCGTGACAAAATCGGCGCAACGCCTCTGGAAATTGCTTCGGAGTACGCGGAGTACGATATAGCTTATATGCTCCTGAAAGCAGGAGCCAACTTTCGTAACGTGCGGGAAAACGGGGTCGACTACGTCGGTTGGTTTTACCGCAACCGACCAATTGATGCGGCCCCCGACGAGCAAAAGCCTTGGTTGAAGAAGGTGATGGACTTCTTGTCGGATCACGGGATGGACCTGGGCGACACCTCCCCTGTGGCCGAGCGAAGAAAAGCAAAGTCGCCCTAG
- a CDS encoding M64 family metallopeptidase has product MVRCSLMVLAVLFWPAAAPALTTLIDNGPSSNRVDIVFLGDGYTQTDLDAGLYTSHVNAYLDYKFEPSALADPFPRYRNFFNAHAIEVVSNESGADQPPNGIFYDTALDATYFTSGTERLLTVSTSKTNEQRNLGLAGMGITADTQYVVVNDTKYGGSGGTYAVFAGGNSSSKEIALHEVAHSFSRLADEYVSYNSPYTGGEPTEVNVTKDPNGAKWSHWLGYDDPRGSNLDIGVYEGARYYESGVYRPSLDSKMRSLNRPFDAVSREKLIQDIYRYVDPLDGFLGNSQTLVAPEELWVDVVDSEVILVEWSIDGTPSAANSGESFDVSLEGLAPGSYAISARAYDEVLDFANTGGALDLVRSGYSELEQFVSWDIVIPATGDYDHDGVIDAADYEVWRSAYGSTELLNADGNGDGVIDAADYVVWRDAFAAAASASRIPEPAGCVLLVSMVVLTGNAVRFRNDA; this is encoded by the coding sequence ATGGTGCGTTGCAGCTTAATGGTGTTGGCCGTCCTGTTCTGGCCCGCGGCTGCGCCGGCGCTGACGACGTTGATCGACAACGGCCCGTCATCTAACCGTGTCGATATCGTCTTCCTCGGCGATGGCTACACGCAGACCGACCTCGACGCGGGCCTCTACACGTCGCACGTCAATGCGTACTTGGATTATAAGTTCGAGCCGTCGGCGCTCGCGGACCCGTTCCCGCGGTACCGCAACTTCTTCAATGCCCATGCGATCGAGGTCGTCAGCAATGAGTCCGGCGCCGATCAGCCGCCCAACGGGATCTTCTACGACACGGCCCTCGACGCCACCTACTTCACCAGCGGCACCGAGCGGCTGCTGACGGTTAGCACGTCGAAGACCAATGAACAGCGGAATCTCGGCCTCGCTGGCATGGGGATCACGGCCGACACGCAGTACGTTGTGGTGAACGATACGAAGTACGGCGGCTCCGGCGGGACGTACGCGGTCTTTGCGGGCGGCAACTCGAGCTCCAAAGAGATTGCGTTGCATGAGGTCGCCCACTCGTTTTCACGCCTCGCCGACGAGTACGTCAGCTACAACAGCCCCTACACCGGTGGCGAGCCGACCGAGGTGAACGTCACCAAGGACCCCAATGGAGCCAAATGGAGCCACTGGCTCGGTTACGACGACCCGCGCGGCTCGAACCTCGACATCGGCGTTTACGAGGGCGCCCGCTACTACGAGTCCGGGGTCTATCGCCCGTCGCTCGACAGTAAGATGCGGTCGCTCAACCGGCCGTTCGACGCGGTGTCGCGGGAGAAGCTGATCCAGGACATCTACCGCTACGTCGATCCACTCGATGGATTCCTCGGCAACAGCCAGACGCTCGTGGCGCCGGAGGAACTATGGGTCGACGTGGTCGATTCCGAAGTGATCCTCGTCGAGTGGTCGATCGACGGGACGCCGAGCGCCGCGAACAGCGGGGAGTCTTTCGACGTCTCGCTCGAAGGACTCGCCCCCGGCAGCTACGCAATCTCCGCCCGGGCGTACGACGAAGTCCTCGACTTCGCCAACACCGGCGGCGCCTTGGACCTGGTGCGTAGCGGCTACTCGGAGCTAGAGCAATTTGTTTCGTGGGACATCGTGATCCCGGCCACGGGAGACTACGACCACGACGGAGTCATCGACGCGGCCGACTACGAAGTTTGGCGCAGCGCGTACGGATCGACTGAACTGCTTAATGCCGACGGCAACGGCGATGGCGTCATCGATGCGGCGGATTACGTCGTGTGGCGCGACGCCTTTGCCGCCGCCGCTTCGGCATCCAGGATCCCCGAGCCCGCCGGCTGCGTCCTGTTGGTCTCGATGGTGGTGTTAACAGGTAACGCTGTAAGATTCCGGAATGATGCGTAA
- a CDS encoding UDP-glucuronic acid decarboxylase family protein: MSQLKRILVTGGAGFLGSHLCERLVGDGHDVICVDNFFTSQKSNVTHLLDKPNFELVRHDITHPLWLEVDEVYNLACPAAPGHYQYNPIKTMKTSVMGAINLLGMTKRCRAKILQASTSEVYGDPEIHPQPESYRGSVNPIGLRACYDEGKRAAETLFMDYHRHNGVNVRIVRIFNTYGPRMHPFDGRVVSNFIRQALAGEDITVFGEGNQTRSFCYRDDLIEGMIRMMNAPDDFVGPVNIGNPGEFTILELAEKVIARTGSKSKIVHRPLPSDDPTQRQPDITLAKAKLGWEPKVKLDEGLDKTIEWFKSVNLSDFRAPTPNY; the protein is encoded by the coding sequence ATGTCGCAACTGAAACGCATCCTCGTCACCGGCGGCGCCGGGTTCCTCGGCTCGCACCTCTGCGAGCGTTTGGTAGGCGATGGCCACGACGTGATCTGCGTCGATAACTTCTTCACGTCGCAGAAGTCGAACGTCACGCACCTGCTCGACAAACCGAACTTCGAGCTGGTCCGCCACGACATCACCCACCCGCTGTGGCTGGAGGTGGACGAGGTCTACAACCTGGCCTGCCCCGCGGCGCCGGGCCACTACCAGTACAACCCGATCAAGACGATGAAGACCTCCGTCATGGGGGCCATCAACCTGCTCGGCATGACGAAGCGTTGCCGTGCGAAGATCTTGCAAGCCTCCACCAGCGAGGTCTACGGCGACCCCGAGATCCATCCGCAGCCCGAGTCGTACCGCGGCAGCGTCAACCCGATCGGCCTCCGCGCGTGCTACGACGAAGGCAAGCGCGCCGCTGAGACGCTGTTCATGGACTACCACCGCCACAACGGCGTGAACGTCCGCATTGTGCGGATCTTCAACACCTACGGCCCGCGGATGCACCCATTCGACGGCCGGGTGGTGTCGAACTTCATCCGCCAAGCGCTGGCGGGCGAGGACATCACTGTCTTCGGCGAGGGCAACCAGACGCGCTCGTTCTGCTACCGCGATGATTTGATTGAGGGCATGATCCGGATGATGAACGCGCCGGACGACTTCGTCGGACCGGTGAACATCGGCAACCCGGGCGAGTTCACGATCCTCGAGCTGGCCGAGAAAGTGATCGCGCGGACGGGATCGAAGTCGAAAATCGTCCACCGCCCGCTCCCCTCCGACGACCCGACGCAGCGTCAGCCCGACATCACGCTGGCGAAGGCAAAGCTCGGCTGGGAGCCGAAGGTGAAACTCGACGAAGGGCTCGACAAGACGATCGAGTGGTTCAAGTCGGTGAATCTTAGCGACTTCCGCGCGCCGACGCCGAATTACTAG
- a CDS encoding gamma-glutamylcyclotransferase family protein, with product MMRNSADPPCDLLFVYGTLMSRFYNVHAIALRQAATLLGPATYRGRMHRVTGPRGSLVYPVVVPSVDAAEAVHGELYRVTDRRVLDRLDVYEGCAADSPRPHEYRRVIAEVTPQDGDTASAMIYVFQGTADRLPRIADGVFR from the coding sequence ATGATGCGTAACAGCGCCGATCCGCCGTGCGACTTGCTGTTTGTCTACGGCACATTGATGAGCCGCTTCTACAACGTCCACGCCATCGCCCTGCGCCAAGCGGCGACGCTGCTTGGGCCGGCGACCTACCGCGGCCGCATGCACCGCGTGACGGGGCCGCGTGGCTCGCTCGTCTACCCGGTGGTGGTTCCGTCCGTCGACGCGGCCGAAGCCGTTCATGGCGAACTCTATCGAGTGACCGACCGACGCGTTCTGGATCGGCTCGACGTGTACGAGGGCTGCGCCGCCGACAGCCCGCGACCTCATGAGTACCGACGTGTGATCGCCGAGGTGACGCCCCAAGACGGCGACACGGCGTCAGCGATGATCTACGTCTTTCAAGGGACCGCCGACCGCTTGCCAAGAATTGCGGACGGCGTGTTCCGCTAG
- a CDS encoding MJ1477/TM1410 family putative glycoside hydrolase, whose product MPRLLAVAFSLAAAVASAQDLETKDGPVSVRTWGYQLQRHEPVAIAAAPHDLMVVDFARHGDEASKFTSDEVAEMQRRVDGGRRVVVAYLSIGEASEFRAHWRREWTRSGRARGALTGAAPAWLGPVNPDWPESRKVRYWDPAWQAIVFNDARNGWLDQIVAQGFDGAYLDIVDAYYFWGAKAKQRDRRDGDPIDQQDAARRMATFVVSFTAHAREVNPKFFVIPQNGEFMLNDLRHGKHPQPDDAQLAGDYLDAMGAIAIEDTYYRGDEDENNALATDGDKVEVLKSDFLKEGKVVLVVDYVNDGELVADFCRRARADGFIPYAAPTRGLDRLGPPGGG is encoded by the coding sequence ATGCCCCGCCTGCTTGCCGTCGCTTTCTCGCTCGCCGCCGCTGTTGCGTCTGCCCAGGACCTTGAAACCAAGGATGGACCCGTCTCGGTGCGGACCTGGGGTTACCAGCTCCAGCGGCACGAGCCCGTCGCGATCGCCGCGGCGCCGCACGACTTGATGGTGGTGGATTTCGCGAGGCATGGCGACGAGGCCAGCAAGTTCACAAGTGACGAGGTCGCCGAGATGCAGCGCCGGGTCGACGGGGGCCGGCGTGTGGTGGTTGCCTATCTCTCGATTGGCGAGGCAAGTGAGTTCCGCGCCCATTGGCGCCGTGAGTGGACCCGCAGCGGTCGCGCACGGGGCGCGCTGACCGGCGCCGCACCGGCTTGGCTGGGACCGGTGAACCCCGATTGGCCCGAGTCGCGGAAGGTCCGCTACTGGGACCCGGCGTGGCAGGCGATCGTCTTCAACGACGCGCGCAACGGCTGGCTCGATCAGATCGTCGCTCAGGGATTCGACGGGGCGTACCTCGACATCGTCGATGCGTATTACTTCTGGGGCGCGAAGGCGAAGCAGCGCGATCGCCGCGATGGTGATCCGATCGACCAACAAGACGCCGCGCGGCGGATGGCGACGTTCGTTGTTTCATTCACCGCGCACGCTCGGGAGGTGAACCCCAAGTTCTTTGTGATCCCGCAGAACGGCGAGTTCATGTTGAACGACTTGCGGCACGGCAAGCATCCCCAACCAGATGACGCACAGCTCGCCGGGGACTATCTGGACGCGATGGGCGCGATCGCGATCGAAGACACGTACTACCGCGGCGACGAGGATGAGAACAACGCGCTGGCGACCGACGGCGACAAGGTCGAGGTGCTGAAGTCTGATTTCCTAAAAGAGGGCAAGGTGGTGCTCGTTGTGGATTACGTTAACGATGGTGAATTGGTCGCTGACTTCTGCCGCCGCGCTCGTGCGGACGGGTTTATTCCGTACGCTGCGCCGACGCGCGGGCTCGACCGTTTAGGTCCGCCGGGGGGTGGCTAA
- a CDS encoding Nramp family divalent metal transporter → MSKPADPPRPAIALPPRGAALLLAVGPAIVWCAEYIGSGEVILATRTGAVLGSGVLWAVFIGVFLKYLIGLAGGWYTVATGESMIDLFGRLPGPKNAFVWVVFFVQLVASIFAIGSIASSAGVFIAELTPIPAYLAGWMVTLFAVTIAWIGEFRMMKFVMAALISLTLVGVVVIAVQVMPPLGELLAGLVPKVPAVPDWAVAQKANPNGWSEVLPLLGWGAGGFASQVWYTYWVMGAGYGAAAGNRQGKPADEALLKTLNSEDAQRIAGWRRLVTFDATSAMVVGIAVTSGFLLAGAGVLGANEVAPEGTKVAFTLASLFGSQWGSTGATLFLVGGAAALVSTQLAQVAGWPYLLDDCVRLCLPKTVAAWSPITRRRAWLVFYLIASMAIVYRLGYNPVALVQFAATLEGLVLTPLQALAMIVGLYWILPKLYQPEVGAQLRPGPFIGVGLVVCFLFFTAAVVMSLVIAMK, encoded by the coding sequence ATGTCGAAGCCAGCCGACCCACCGAGACCCGCGATCGCCCTCCCGCCGCGGGGCGCCGCCCTTCTGCTAGCGGTCGGCCCGGCGATCGTCTGGTGCGCCGAGTACATCGGTTCAGGAGAGGTGATCCTCGCCACCCGCACCGGCGCCGTCCTCGGGAGCGGCGTCCTCTGGGCGGTCTTCATCGGCGTCTTCCTCAAGTACCTGATCGGCTTGGCGGGCGGCTGGTACACGGTCGCCACCGGCGAAAGCATGATCGACCTCTTCGGCCGCCTCCCGGGCCCGAAGAACGCCTTCGTGTGGGTCGTCTTCTTTGTCCAGCTCGTCGCGTCGATCTTCGCGATCGGCTCGATCGCTTCGTCGGCCGGCGTCTTCATCGCCGAGCTGACGCCGATCCCCGCCTACCTTGCCGGCTGGATGGTGACCCTGTTTGCGGTCACGATCGCCTGGATCGGCGAGTTCCGCATGATGAAGTTCGTCATGGCGGCGCTGATCTCGCTGACACTCGTCGGCGTTGTCGTTATCGCGGTGCAGGTGATGCCGCCGCTCGGAGAACTCTTGGCCGGACTCGTGCCGAAAGTCCCCGCCGTCCCCGACTGGGCCGTCGCGCAGAAGGCCAACCCCAACGGCTGGTCCGAAGTGCTCCCGCTCTTGGGCTGGGGCGCCGGCGGCTTCGCCAGTCAGGTCTGGTACACCTACTGGGTCATGGGAGCGGGCTACGGCGCCGCGGCGGGCAACCGTCAGGGCAAGCCCGCCGACGAGGCCCTACTCAAGACGCTCAATAGCGAAGACGCCCAACGAATTGCCGGTTGGCGCCGGCTCGTGACATTCGACGCCACCTCGGCGATGGTCGTCGGCATCGCCGTCACCAGCGGCTTCCTTCTCGCCGGCGCGGGGGTGCTCGGCGCCAATGAAGTCGCGCCCGAAGGAACCAAAGTCGCCTTCACCCTCGCGTCGCTCTTCGGCAGCCAGTGGGGCTCGACCGGCGCGACGCTCTTCCTTGTCGGCGGCGCCGCGGCACTCGTCTCGACCCAGCTCGCCCAAGTTGCCGGCTGGCCCTACTTGCTCGATGACTGCGTGCGGCTCTGCCTGCCCAAGACGGTCGCCGCTTGGTCGCCGATCACCCGCCGCCGCGCCTGGCTGGTCTTTTATCTGATTGCAAGCATGGCCATCGTCTATAGGCTTGGCTACAACCCGGTTGCCTTGGTGCAGTTCGCAGCCACCCTCGAAGGCCTCGTCCTCACGCCGCTGCAAGCGCTGGCGATGATCGTCGGCCTCTATTGGATCTTGCCGAAGCTCTATCAGCCCGAGGTCGGCGCCCAACTGAGACCCGGCCCCTTCATCGGCGTCGGCCTCGTCGTCTGCTTCCTGTTCTTCACCGCCGCGGTGGTGATGTCGCTGGTGATCGCGATGAAGTAG
- a CDS encoding TolC family protein: protein MSLEDLEAIALAHNPAIKELTATTQKAAGYRAQVTARPNPRVGYQGQQLADEGTDQHLAFVEQEIVTGGKLQLNHRVLNATVCAQLQELEAQRLRVTTDIRIRFYEALAIQRQLQLIDDFSIVAEKGYTLAEQRKKAGEGSQIDTLQARIQKSEVGLSRRQATARLAATWREIAALAGQPNMAQAPLAGALPTETPSMEWNSLANTVVATSPEYAAARARVARARAAVERQLAQQTPNLAVQMGAGVDNGTDSGMLNVQVGVPIPLYNKNRGNIAAARAEVCRAIFEAERIENDVKARLAVVSQEYETAAAAIEQYVSEILPSASSSMELAEKAYQAGEADFVQILIARKTFYDSNVQYINAQAQLAIARAKIEGVLLTGGLDAVRDDSGDDSLRGQAFSQQ, encoded by the coding sequence ATGAGCTTGGAAGACCTGGAGGCGATCGCGCTCGCCCATAACCCGGCCATCAAAGAACTGACAGCGACGACGCAGAAGGCCGCCGGTTACAGGGCGCAGGTTACGGCCCGCCCCAACCCACGCGTCGGCTACCAGGGCCAACAGCTTGCTGACGAGGGGACGGATCAGCACCTCGCGTTTGTTGAGCAAGAGATTGTCACGGGCGGAAAACTCCAGCTCAATCATCGGGTTCTGAACGCGACCGTCTGCGCACAGCTACAGGAGCTAGAAGCGCAACGGCTCCGCGTCACAACCGATATCCGCATCCGCTTTTACGAGGCGCTAGCGATCCAACGCCAGCTGCAGCTGATCGACGACTTCTCGATTGTCGCCGAGAAGGGTTACACCCTTGCGGAGCAAAGGAAGAAGGCGGGGGAAGGCTCGCAGATCGACACACTCCAGGCCCGCATTCAAAAGAGCGAAGTGGGCCTGTCGAGACGGCAAGCGACCGCACGGCTGGCGGCGACTTGGCGTGAGATCGCAGCCCTTGCTGGACAGCCTAACATGGCGCAGGCGCCGCTTGCCGGGGCGCTACCGACCGAGACTCCGTCGATGGAGTGGAACTCGCTTGCTAACACGGTCGTCGCCACGAGCCCCGAGTACGCCGCCGCACGCGCTCGCGTCGCCCGCGCCCGAGCCGCCGTGGAGAGACAACTCGCTCAGCAGACGCCTAATTTGGCCGTCCAGATGGGGGCTGGCGTCGATAACGGTACGGACTCGGGGATGCTCAACGTCCAAGTGGGCGTTCCGATCCCGCTCTACAACAAGAATCGTGGGAATATCGCTGCCGCTCGTGCGGAGGTCTGCCGCGCGATCTTCGAAGCGGAGCGGATCGAGAACGACGTGAAGGCGCGCCTCGCGGTTGTCTCTCAGGAGTATGAGACGGCGGCGGCTGCGATCGAGCAGTACGTGTCGGAAATTCTCCCCAGCGCTAGTTCTTCGATGGAGCTTGCGGAGAAGGCGTACCAAGCGGGCGAAGCGGACTTCGTGCAAATCCTGATCGCTCGAAAGACGTTCTACGATTCGAACGTGCAGTACATCAACGCGCAGGCCCAACTCGCGATTGCCCGGGCGAAGATCGAGGGCGTGTTGCTCACCGGCGGACTCGACGCGGTGCGTGACGACAGCGGTGACGACAGCCTTCGCGGTCAGGCCTTCAGTCAACAGTGA